The Neodiprion virginianus isolate iyNeoVirg1 chromosome 5, iyNeoVirg1.1, whole genome shotgun sequence genome contains a region encoding:
- the LOC124305812 gene encoding heat shock 70 kDa protein 14-like, giving the protein MASVAAFGLYLGNTSACLAIFKDDNVDVVANEAGERVTAAVVAFNETEEVIGLAAKAGLFRNGPVSVLNNKRLMNKNIDETELELAVKSSTCKIITEKDTVQYLIKRNERMEKILPVEVATRIFEVMYSISTTAAHDDNEHNVVLCVPLRFSSASIQMWSKSASSAGFRVLQVISEPAAACLAYGIGQDRKESGYVLVYRIGGVSSEITLVKVVSGIYQIVSTSYYHDLGGNKLTKILAEYLAGEFMSKWKLDPMESRRSMSKLNIAAETCKHVLSTMSTAHCFVESLCDGVDFSYNITRARFENLINSNISEYIAPVDKILKETKLGTDDISKIILSGGTMKIPKLQEKIGALFSNGEVCSGKWSPDECMAIGAAMQSALLLSHGTWDESLQSTNMEVNALQKSLYIQIEELKPIIIPAKTVVPIKLQTRIDVPEVKDGKINLKIYEQDSEDVASQKKIGLICIPANSGAQLKVDTDLTEASLHVNITDAKSGQKSSFRFGIHEDDS; this is encoded by the exons GTGATCGGCTTGGCGGCCAAGGCCGGACTTTTCAGGAATGGTCCGGTCTCTGTATTGAACAATAAGagattaatgaataaaaacattGACGAGACGGAGCTGGAGTTAGCAGTAAAGAGTAGCACctgtaaaataataacagagAAAGACACAgtacaatatttaataaagAGGAATGAAAGGATGGAGAAAATACTTCCCGTCGAAGTTGCAACTAGAATATTCGAGGTCATGTACAGTATTTCCACTACCGCAGCACATGATGACAATGAGCACAACGTCGTACTTTGCGTTCCGCTCAGATTCAGTTCTGCTAGCATTCAAATGTGGAGCAAATCTGCCTCCTCTGCTGGGTTCAGAGTTCTACAAGTTATTAGCGAACCTGCGGCTGCGTGTTTGGCCTATGGGATTGGTCAAGACAGAAAAGAGTCAGG aTACGTGCTAGTCTACAGAATAGGAGGTGTGAGCAGTGAGATCACGTTGGTCAAAGTAGTCAGTGGCATATACCAGATTGTATCGACGTCGTACTACCACGATTTAGGTGGTAACaagttgacgaaaattttagcTGAATATTTGGCAGGCGAGTTCATGAGTAAATGGAAATTGGATCCAATGGAGAGCAGGAGATCAATGTCAAAGTTGAATATAGCCGCAGAGACGTGTAAACATGTTTTGTCGACAATGTCGACAGCGCACTGTTTTGTAGAATCTTTGTGCGACGGAGTTGATTTTAGCTATAACATAACTAGAGCTCGTTTTGAGAACTtgataaattcaaatatatcgGAGTATATTGCACCCGTCgacaaaatattaaaagaaacaaaactgGGCACAGATGATATAAGCAAGATTATACTCAGCGGAGGTACAATGAAGATTCCAAAACTTCAGGAGAAAATTGGCGCCCTTTTCTCTAACGGTGAAGTGTGCAGTGGAAAATGGAGCCCTGACGAATGTATGGCGATAGGTGCGGCTATGCAGTCAGCCCTTCTGCTTTCCCATGGAACGTGGGATGAGAGTTTACAATCCACAAACATGGAAGTAAACGCCTTGCAGAAATCCCTTTACATACAAATCGAAGAACTCAAACCAATTATTATACCGGCAAAAACAGTCGTACCTATAAAGCTACAAACACGTATAGACGTACCTGAGGTCaaagatggaaaaataaacCTCAAAATATACGAACAAGACTCGGAGGATGTAgcaagccaaaaaaaaatcggactG ATTTGCATACCAGCCAACAGCGGAGCTCAGCTGAAAGTTGATACGGATTTAACCGAGGCCAGTTTACATGTAAATATAACTGATGCTAAGTCTGGCCAAAAATCATCGTTTCGTTTTGGCATACATGAAGATGATTCCTAA